A region from the Neurospora crassa OR74A linkage group V, whole genome shotgun sequence genome encodes:
- a CDS encoding U4/U6.U5 tri-snRNP-associated protein 2 yields the protein MSNLKRPAEEAFDAVEGLSPSSKKSRIDDYDKSLTPASAIANGAETREGSNEEKAEQTNGENNSNEVKDEEDDDLEAGEEVEVKAPIRQAAPTEGYDDLYLDTIDRNVLDFDFEKLCSISLSNINVYACLVCGKYFQGRGPKSHAYFHALDEGHHVYINMSTQKVYVLPEGYEVKSKSLDDIKYVSDPRYTRQEVLDLDRKPHVSRTLLGKEYVPGFVGMNNIKDNDYLNVIVQALSHVSPLRNFFLLEDFSNAPELVKRTSILFRKIWNPRAFKSHVSPHELLQEISLRSNKKFTLTQQSDPVEFLSWFLNHLHLGLGGSKTKPHSSVIQHIFQGKLKVESQAITARADQVHDRLRFEEAADVQSSVSRFLLLTLDLPPAPLFQDEQERNIIPQVPLTTILAKYNGVTAQELNAQRKRYRLQHPLPPFLVFHIKRFSKNKFVSERNPTIVTFDARNLDVSPYVEPDPNSHQHGEPIWYDLVANVVHEAVRNKEDVADSVGEERKTWKVQLRDKATDEWVVAQDLFVDKVRSELLYLSESYLQIWERRREPPPGKGKGKA from the coding sequence ATGTCGAACCTCAAACGCCCAGCGGAAGAGGCCTTCGACGCCGTGGAGGGCCTCTCGCCGTCTTCAAAGAAGTCAAGGATCGATGATTACGACAAAAGTCTCACTCCAGCAAGCGCAATCGCGAATGGTGCCGAAACACGGGAAGGGTCAaacgaggagaaggcggaacAGACCAATGGCGAAAACAACAGCAACGAAGtaaaggacgaggaggatgacgaccTGGAGGCtggcgaggaggttgaggtgaaGGCGCCAATCCGACAAGCCGCCCCAACAGAAGGCTACGACGATCTCTACCTCGACACAATCGACCGTAATGTTCTCGACTTCGACTTCGAGAAGCTATGTTCCATCAGTCTCTCAAACATCAACGTTTACGCCTGCCTCGTATGCGGCAAGTACTTCCAGGGTCGGGGTCCCAAGTCGCACGCCTACTTCCACGCGCTCGACGAAGGCCACCACGTGTACATTAACATGAGCACCCAAAAGGTCTACGTGCTGCCGGAGGGCTACGAAGTCAAGTCCAAGTCTCTCGACGACATCAAATACGTCTCGGACCCGCGCTACACGCGCCAGGAGGTTCTCGACCTGGACCGCAAGCCGCACGTGTCGCGCACGCTTCTAGGCAAAGAATACGTGCCGGGGTTCGTGGGTATGAACAACATAAAAGATAACGACTACCTGAACGTGATCGTACAGGCATTATCACACGTCTCCCCCCTCCGCAACTTTTTTCTCCTCGAAGACTTCTCCAATGCGCCCGAACTAGTTAAGCGTacttccatcctcttccgCAAAATCTGGAACCCGCGCGCCTTCAAATCACACGTCTCGCCCCACGAACTGCTGCAGGAAATCTCCCTCCGCTCCAACAAGAAATTCACCCTAACGCAACAATCCGACCCGGTCGAGTTCCTCTCCTGGTTCCTTAACCACCTCCATCTGGGGCTCGGCGGCTCCAAAACCAAACCCCACTCCTCTGTCATCCAGCACATCTTCCAAGGGAAACTCAAGGTCGAATCGCAAGCCATCACCGCGCGCGCCGACCAAGTGCACGACCGACTACGCTTCGAAGAAGCCGCGGACGTACAGTCGTCCGTCTCCCGCTTCTTGCTTCTCACGCTCGACTTACCGCCGGCCCCCCTGTTCCAAGACGAACAAGAACGCAACATCATCCCCCAAGTGCCCCTAACCACGATCCTAGCAAAGTACAACGGCGTAACCGCCCAAGAACTCAACGCGCAGCGCAAGCGGTACCGACTTCAACACCCCCTGCCCCCCTTTCTGGTCTTCCACATCAAAAGGTTCAGCAAGAACAAGTTTGTCTCAGAAAGGAACCCTACGATTGTAACTTTTGACGCGCGCAACCTGGATGTTAGCCCTTACGTGGAGCCGGATCCGAATTCGCATCAACACGGGGAGCCGATCTGGTATGATTTGGTGGCCAACGTGGTGCACGAGGCGGTTAGGAACAAGGAGGACGTGGCGGATAGTGTCGGGGAGGAGCGAAAGACGTGGAAAGTGCAATTGCGGGATAAGGCGACGGATGAGTGGGTGGTGGCGCAGGATTTGTTTGTGGACAAGGTGCGGAGCGAGTTGTTGTACTTGAGCGAGAGTTATTTGCAGatttgggagaggaggagggaaccTCCGCCGggcaaggggaaggggaaggcgtGA
- the pod-2 gene encoding polarity defective-2, variant — translation MTYSGYLSGLESDQFKFTGSRLNFGILWNFSRHTNHRSKMPANFKTYEAQARLLAAVIAAHPELRLNYKELARYFGESTADGLQFQFRSIKAGAEAIKNAVDNGEDPIEAFNNVGSGSGANKTPSGRKRGRPAGTPASGRSRAGAGTPATGKSTSTTAKPRRSTAKKANYVEPQTTTDKDESAASVDYDALDDSPTGHLAKKTRTTPIKTALPPRRMSGAAAPPSQPVFKTEALDEIFEVSDRLPSPSPMPPLPSTATGGNNDFFTNGMARNERAASEYHTPAPEFPPNASAQTSQSQSQSQSQGFNIKQEALSYNNGGMSFDGGVTTSFASATTSIFGGNNGYTATTTGGYLHQQQNTQESSNNNNNNNNNNSAGYINIVSDDEDDYTQSQSLFGAAVRPLGGGGGGGGHGSSGNFSQAFTATPGMGGMGLPSTMTGDGSGGGNGDIGSFYVDEDQYEI, via the exons ATGACTTATAG TGGCTACCTATCAGGCCTCGAGTCGGACCAATTCAAATTTACCGGCAG CCGACTGAACTTCGGCATTTTGTGGAATTTCTCAAGACATACCAATCA TAGAAGTAAAATGCCGGCAAACTTCAAGACCTACGAGGCCCAGGCGCGCCTTTTGGCCGCAGTGATCGCGGCTCATCCCGAGCTCAGGCTCAACTACAAGG AACTTGCCAGATACTTTGGCGAATCTACCGCCGACGGCCTCCAGTTCCAATTCCGTAGCATCAAAGCTGGCGCTGAAGCCATCAAGAACGCAGTCGACAACGGCGAAGATCCCATTGAAGCGTTCAACAACGTCGGCTCCGGCTCAGGAGCCAACAAAACGCCTTCAGGCCGCAAGCGTGGCCGTCCAGCCGGTACTCCAGCCTCCGGCAGAAGCCGCGCTGGAGCTGGTACTCCTGCTACCGGCAAAAGCACGAGCACTACCGCCAAGCCGCGGAGGTCAACAGCCAAGAAGGCGAATTACGTAGAGCCGCAAACGACTACGGATAAGGACGAGTCGGCTGCGTCTGTCGACTACGACGCCTTGGATGACTCTCCCACCGGCCACTTGGCGAAGAAGACGCGTACGACGCCCATCAAGACTGCTTTGCCGCCCAGACGCATGTCTGGTGCTGCCGCGCCGCCCTCTCAGCCAGTCTTCAAGACCGAGGCCCTCGATGAGATCTTTGAGGTCAGCGATAGGctgccttctccctctccgatGCCGCCGCTGCCTTCTACTGCTACTGGTGGTAATAACGACTTCTTCACCAACGGTATGGCGCGAAACGAGCGCGCCGCATCTGAGTATCACACGCCTGCGCCAGAGTTTCCCCCCAATGCCTCTGCACAAACAAGCCAGAGccagtcccagtcccagtcccagGGCTTCAACATCAAGCAGGAGGCCCTCTCCTACAACAACGGCGGCATGTCCTTCGACGGTGGAGTGACCACCAGCTTTGCTTCCGCTACCACCAGCATCTTTGGCGGTAACAATGGATataccgccaccaccaccggcggATACCTTCACCAGCAACAGAACACCCAAgagagcagcaacaacaataacaataacaacaacaacaactctgCTGGGTACATCAACATTGTTAgtgacgacgaagatgatTACACGCAGTCCCAGAGTCTCTTTGGCGCTGCCGTCCGTCCcctgggaggaggaggaggaggaggaggacacgGAAGCTCTGGAAATTTCAGCCAGGCTTTTACTGCGACTCCGGGCATGGGCGGCATGGGCTTGCCGAGCACCATGACCGGGGacggtagtggtggtggtaatggtGACATCGGTTCCTTCTACGTGGATGAGGATCAATATGAGATCTAG
- a CDS encoding translation initiation factor eIF4E3, with product MDTNLWSRRTNSSKLSLTTPGSGGQVDNSSSRTFSKRFGGDSSSHGKTNPFNSITTPGGLVSPTAGASSAFGLGSGAFASFGSAKTPKTTGNPFETTLIGHSAKTPSAEKSSKEGGLGGKTVGKTASNASLADANKRAQGAVSNSPSSGLNHQLRNSWVFWYRPPISKANGFIEYEKTLHPIATCETAEQFFAVYQHLKRPSGLPLVSDYHLFKKGIRPIWEDEENKNGGKWIVRLRKGVADRYWEDILLALIGDQFGDASDDVCGIVLSVRNGEDILSIWARANGQRVLKIRETMRRTLSFPSETKVEWKSHDSSIQQRTAIEESRREKANNRDHSQGDKRTTNRQQQQTDSRP from the exons ATGGATACCAACCTATGGAGTCGCCGTACCAA CTCGAGCAAGCTCTCATTGACAACACCTGGATCCGGCGGCCAGGTCGATAATTCGTCTTCACGCACATTTTCCAAGCGATTCGGCGGTGATAGCTCGTCGCACGGAAAGACCAACCCTTTCAACTCTATAACTACCCCAGGTGGGCTGGTGTCACCCACGGCCGGCGCTTCGAGCGCTTTTGGCCTTGGGTCTGGCGCCTTCGCCTCGTTCGGTTCGGCCAAGACTCCCAAGACTACCGGCAACCCGTTCGAGACCACCCTCATCGGTCATTCCGCGAAGACACCCTCCGCTGAGAAATCTAGCAAGGAGGGCGGCCTGGGCGGCAAGACCGTTGGGAAGACTGCCTCCAACGCCTCTCTTGCCGATGCCAACAAGAGGGCTCAGGGCGCAGTGTCCAACTCCCCGAGTTCGGGCCTAAATCACCAGCTGCGCAACAGCTGGGTCTTCTGGTATCGGCCCCCCATCTCGAAGGCTAACGGCTTCATCGAGTACGAGAAGACTCTGCACCCTATCGCCACCTGCGAGACGGCTGAGCAGTTCTTCGCTGTCTACCAGCACCTCAAGCGCCCCTCGGGTCTGCCGCTGGTGTCCGACTATCATCTGTTTAAGAAAGGAATTCGGCCAATATgggaggacgaagagaacAAGAACGGAGGAAAGTGGATTGTGCGCCTGCGGAAGGGTGTTGCCGATCGCTACTGGGAGGACATTTTGCTGGCTCTGATCGGTGATCAGTTTGGCGATGCCAGCGACGATGTTTGCGGCATTGTTCTCAGTGTTCGGAATGGCGAGGATATTCTCAGCATCTGGGCTCGGGCTAATGGCCAGCGGGTCCTGAAGATTCG TGAAACGATGCGCCGGACCCTCTCATTCCCCTCCGAGACCAAGGTGGAATGGAAGAGTCACGACTCGAGCATTCAGCAGCGCACTGCCATTGAGGAGTCGCGTCGCGAGAAGGCGAACAACCGCGACCATAGCCAGGGCGATAAGCGGACTACCAAcagacagcagcagcagacggATAGCCGCCCGTAG
- a CDS encoding PQ loop repeat protein: MWWWLTALSGSITPLFLVLSPILSYGDQAHSMHKAKSSAGFSLDIPLIMLVASLLRIFYYPGAKYDTALLIQSLVMVGVQVVLLKIALDHRPAPSSRGGDAAVPFAKAQDEEYQRPYNFWQWKSPKPYWQFVLYLFAGLVVCQILFSPFESLYMSYSSLIGYIGLSIEATLPIPQILINHKSRSCKGFRLSVLAMWLAGDAMKMFWFFTSSSEIPWSFKSCGIFQACCDSYLGVQYLMYGSGEGVSSAIKDHPLHDYPVSGSHSVVTSREGAAARRTSNADKRIS, translated from the exons atgtggtggtggctcACGGCCCTCTCGGGCAGCATCactcccctcttcctcgtcctctcgCCCATCCTCTCCTATGGCGACCAAGCGCACTCCATGCACAAGGCCAAGTCCAGCGCCGGCTTCTCTTTGGACATTCCCTTGATCATGCTTGTTGCTTCTCTGCTCAG GATATTCTACTATCCCGGCGCCAAGTATGACACCGCCCTGCTCATCCAGTCCCTCGTTATGGTCGGAGTCCAGGTCGTGCTCCTCAAGATCGCGCTGGACCACCGCCCTGCCCCATCTTCCAGGGGAGGTGACGCCGCTGTTCCCTTCGCGAAGGCGCAAGACGAAGAGTACCAGCGCCCATACAACTTCTGGCAGTGGAAGTCGCCCAAGCC GTACTGGCAATTCGTCTTGTACCTCTTCGCCGGCCTTGTCGTCTGCCAGATCCTTTTCTCGCCCTTCGAGTCCCTCTACATGTCCTACTCCTCTCTGATCGGCTACATTGGTCTCTCCATCGAAGCGACCCTTCCCATCCCCCAGatcctcatcaaccacaaGTCGCGCTCGTGCAAGGGTTTCCGCCTGTCGGTTTTGGCCATGTGGTTGGCCGGTGACGCCATGAAGATGTTCTGGTTCTTCACTTCGTCTAGCGAGATCCCCTGGTCCTTCAAGAGCTGCGGTATCTTCCAGGCCTGCTGCGACTCGTATCTTGGCGTCCAGTATCTGATGTATGGAAGCGGCGAGGGGGTCTCGAGCGCTATCAAGGATCATCCTCTCCATGACTACCCCGTGTCTGGGAGCCATAGCGTGGTCACTAGCCGTGAAGGTGCTGCGGCGAGGCGGACGTCGAACGCTGACAAGAGGATATCGTAG
- the pod-2 gene encoding polarity defective-2 — MTYSGYLSGLESDQFKFTGSRLNFGILWNFSRHTNHRSKMPANFKTYEAQARLLAAVIAAHPELRLNYKAIAQHYGKSATMSALEHRFRPVRKQAECLRLAVSRGDDPEEIDILETGELARYFGESTADGLQFQFRSIKAGAEAIKNAVDNGEDPIEAFNNVGSGSGANKTPSGRKRGRPAGTPASGRSRAGAGTPATGKSTSTTAKPRRSTAKKANYVEPQTTTDKDESAASVDYDALDDSPTGHLAKKTRTTPIKTALPPRRMSGAAAPPSQPVFKTEALDEIFEVSDRLPSPSPMPPLPSTATGGNNDFFTNGMARNERAASEYHTPAPEFPPNASAQTSQSQSQSQSQGFNIKQEALSYNNGGMSFDGGVTTSFASATTSIFGGNNGYTATTTGGYLHQQQNTQESSNNNNNNNNNNSAGYINIVSDDEDDYTQSQSLFGAAVRPLGGGGGGGGHGSSGNFSQAFTATPGMGGMGLPSTMTGDGSGGGNGDIGSFYVDEDQYEI; from the exons ATGACTTATAG TGGCTACCTATCAGGCCTCGAGTCGGACCAATTCAAATTTACCGGCAG CCGACTGAACTTCGGCATTTTGTGGAATTTCTCAAGACATACCAATCA TAGAAGTAAAATGCCGGCAAACTTCAAGACCTACGAGGCCCAGGCGCGCCTTTTGGCCGCAGTGATCGCGGCTCATCCCGAGCTCAGGCTCAACTACAAGG CAATCGCACAGCACTATGGCAAGTCCGCAACCATGAGCGCCCTTGAGCATCGCTTCCGCCCTGTTCGTAAACAGGCGGAATGCTTGCGCCTTGCTGTCAGTAGGGGCGATGATCCGGAGGAGATTGACATCCTCGAAACCGGCG AACTTGCCAGATACTTTGGCGAATCTACCGCCGACGGCCTCCAGTTCCAATTCCGTAGCATCAAAGCTGGCGCTGAAGCCATCAAGAACGCAGTCGACAACGGCGAAGATCCCATTGAAGCGTTCAACAACGTCGGCTCCGGCTCAGGAGCCAACAAAACGCCTTCAGGCCGCAAGCGTGGCCGTCCAGCCGGTACTCCAGCCTCCGGCAGAAGCCGCGCTGGAGCTGGTACTCCTGCTACCGGCAAAAGCACGAGCACTACCGCCAAGCCGCGGAGGTCAACAGCCAAGAAGGCGAATTACGTAGAGCCGCAAACGACTACGGATAAGGACGAGTCGGCTGCGTCTGTCGACTACGACGCCTTGGATGACTCTCCCACCGGCCACTTGGCGAAGAAGACGCGTACGACGCCCATCAAGACTGCTTTGCCGCCCAGACGCATGTCTGGTGCTGCCGCGCCGCCCTCTCAGCCAGTCTTCAAGACCGAGGCCCTCGATGAGATCTTTGAGGTCAGCGATAGGctgccttctccctctccgatGCCGCCGCTGCCTTCTACTGCTACTGGTGGTAATAACGACTTCTTCACCAACGGTATGGCGCGAAACGAGCGCGCCGCATCTGAGTATCACACGCCTGCGCCAGAGTTTCCCCCCAATGCCTCTGCACAAACAAGCCAGAGccagtcccagtcccagtcccagGGCTTCAACATCAAGCAGGAGGCCCTCTCCTACAACAACGGCGGCATGTCCTTCGACGGTGGAGTGACCACCAGCTTTGCTTCCGCTACCACCAGCATCTTTGGCGGTAACAATGGATataccgccaccaccaccggcggATACCTTCACCAGCAACAGAACACCCAAgagagcagcaacaacaataacaataacaacaacaacaactctgCTGGGTACATCAACATTGTTAgtgacgacgaagatgatTACACGCAGTCCCAGAGTCTCTTTGGCGCTGCCGTCCGTCCcctgggaggaggaggaggaggaggaggacacgGAAGCTCTGGAAATTTCAGCCAGGCTTTTACTGCGACTCCGGGCATGGGCGGCATGGGCTTGCCGAGCACCATGACCGGGGacggtagtggtggtggtaatggtGACATCGGTTCCTTCTACGTGGATGAGGATCAATATGAGATCTAG
- a CDS encoding methylenetetrahydrofolate reductase 2 has protein sequence MEKITDKVAALPPDSNYFSLEFFPPKTAMGFANLRDRLERMARGLRPLFVNVTWGAGGSTAQKSLELAEICQRELGLTTCLHLTCTNMSRRLLDKTLEDAKVLGIRNILALRGDPPRAAEYHDENDPEPTDDEEFSWAADLVRYIKKTHGDYFCIGVAAYPEGHAEEAHPREQSLEHDLPYLVEKVQAGADFIMTQLFFDIDAYEHFENTLRDHPSGAFKDVIIIPGLMPIQSYQMIKRTTKLSHAKIPPALMARLDAVKGDDEKVKMEGVAIVSEMIERIKEIKSRTPGPRGFHFYTLNLEKAVAFIAERTNLIPPGTPDEDESAILPDIPQLRINGSSVPTRSIQDLSTRKGSIGSDPRDRVIVANQRPSHPDYEASPSEAGLPAEPVNTRANTLAISEGEGVLGREATWDDFPNGRWGDARSPAYGQIDGYGVSLHVTVPQALQLWGSPKTTEDINKIFIRHLKGELSAIPWSEEGFNDETEAIRDNLIELNSRGWWSLASQPAVNGLRSDDGTFGWGPENGFVFQKAFVEFFIPSADWRVLEAKLKQPDMKDTVCFFATNAAGDFVSTDTINFRARMAAEAEGTAEADHRPHEPSTNAVTWGVFPGKEILTPTIIEEVSFRAWSEEAFGIWSEWAKIYGKGSDTQKLLEDLKEDLWLVNVIHHDYLEKDGLWKLLSQ, from the coding sequence ATGGAGAAGATCACCGACAAGGTCGCGGCCTTGCCGCCCGACAGCAACTACTTCTCGCTCGAGTTTTTCCCTCCAAAGACCGCTATGGGCTTCGCAAACCTACGCGACCGTCTCGAACGTATGGCAAGAGGACTTAGGCCGCTTTTCGTCAACGTCACTTGGGGCGCCGGAGGTTCAACCGCCCAAAAGTCTCTCGAGCTTGCCGAAATCTGCCAGCGCGAGCTTGGCCTCACAACATGTCTTCATCTTACCTGCACAAACATGAGCCGTCGCCTGCTAGACAAGACCCTCGAGGACGCAAAGGTCCTTGGAATCCGCAACATCCTTGCCCTTAGAGGCGATCCCCCGAGGGCTGCCGAATACCACGATGAGAACGACCCCGAGCCGACCGATGACGAGGAATTCTCTTGGGCCGCCGACCTCGTCCGCTATATCAAGAAAACTCACGGCGACTACTTCTGCATTGGTGTTGCCGCTTATCCCGAGGGCCATGCAGAGGAGGCCCATCCTCGCGAGCAGAGCTTGGAGCATGATCTCCCTTATCTCGTTGAAAAAGTCCAGGCCGGTGCCGATTTCATCATGACACAACTCTTCTTCGACATTGACGCTTACGAGCATTTCGAGAATACTCTGCGAGACCACCCTAGCGGTGCCTTCAAGgacgtcatcatcatccccggCCTTATGCCCATCCAGAGCTACCAGATGATCAAGAGAACGACGAAACTTAGCCACGCCAAGATCCCGCCGGCCCTCATGGCCCGCCTTGACGCTGTAAAGGGAGACGATGAGAAGGTCAAGATGGAGGGTGTCGCGATTGTCAGTGAGATGATTGAGCGCATCAAGGAGATCAAGAGCAGGACACCTGGCCCGCGAGGCTTCCACTTCTATACTTTGAACCTGGAGAAGGCCGTCGCATTCATCGCCGAACGCACGAATCTCATACCCCCTGGAACGCCCGATGAGGACGAGTCTGCCATCCTGCCAGACATCCCTCAACTCAGGATTAACGGATCTTCGGTCCCAACTCGATCGATTCAGGACCTGTCGACTAGAAAGGGCTCAATTGGCTCCGACCCGCGGGATCGGGTGATTGTCGCCAACCAGAGACCCTCGCATCCAGACTACGAGGCTTCGCCTTCGGAGGCCGGTCTTCCGGCAGAGCCCGTCAACACCAGAGCTAACACACTGGCGATCTCTGAAGGCGAGGGTGTCTTGGGCCGAGAAGCGACTTGGGACGATTTCCCCAACGGCAGATGGGGTGACGCCAGATCTCCGGCCTACGGTCAAATTGACGGCTACGGCGTCAGCCTGCACGTCACCGTCCCCCAGGCGCTCCAGCTGTGGGGCTCCCCCAAGACCACGGAGGATATCAACAAGATCTTTATCCGTCATTTGAAGGGCGAGCTTTCCGCCATCCCCTGGAGTGAAGAGGGTTTCAACGACGAGACGGAAGCCATCCGGGACAATCTGATTGAGCTCAATTCCAGGGGCTGGTGGTCGCTTGCCTCCCAGCCCGCCGTGAACGGCCTGCGATCGGACGACGGCACCTTTGGCTGGGGCCCCGAGAACGGCTTCGTCTTTCAAAAGGCCTTTGTCGAGTTTTTCATCCCCTCGGCCGACTGGCGGGTACTCGAAGCGAAACTGAAGCAGCCAGACATGAAGGACACCGTGTGCTTTTTCGCCACCAATGCCGCCGGGGACTTTGTCAGCACCGACACTATTAACTTTCGTGCGAGAATGGCCGCCGAAGCGGAGGGAACTGCTGAGGCCGACCACAGGCCGCATGAGCCTAGCACCAACGCGGTAACCTGGGGCGTGTTCCCCGGCAAGGAAATCCTGACGCCGACCATCATCGAGGAGGTCAGCTTCCGCGCGTGGAGTGAGGAGGCGTTTGGAATTTGGAGCGAGTGGGCCAAGATCTACGGAAAGGGATCCGACACCCAGAAGTTGTTGGAGGACTTGAAGGAGGATCTTTGGCTGGTTAATGTGATTCATCATGATTATCTTGAGAAGGACGGCCTTTGGAAGTTGTTGTCTCAGTAG